One stretch of Musicola paradisiaca NCPPB 2511 DNA includes these proteins:
- a CDS encoding DUF484 domain-containing protein, which produces MNGNEEQVARQEMTDEQVLQYLHQHPDFFIRHAHQAAQMRVPHPVRGTVSLVEWQMSRQRAKIQYLEEEIALLMEQAMRNEALFNQLLQLQLALSTADSLQSLLDRLYRWARDLGLSGATIRLFSDRWRIGAPSDFTHLALNRTLFEPLRIQRLGDQKHYLGTLNSAELLLLLPQARQVGSVALSLMGKNGDLGLLMFSSRDSHHYQDGMGTDLLQHLAILVPTLLERWIERL; this is translated from the coding sequence ATGAACGGGAATGAAGAGCAGGTTGCACGTCAGGAAATGACTGACGAACAGGTGCTGCAGTATCTGCATCAGCATCCTGACTTTTTCATTCGTCACGCGCATCAGGCCGCCCAAATGCGGGTTCCTCACCCGGTAAGGGGAACGGTATCGCTGGTGGAATGGCAGATGTCCCGTCAGCGCGCGAAAATTCAGTATCTGGAAGAAGAAATCGCCCTGCTGATGGAACAGGCGATGCGCAATGAGGCGCTGTTTAACCAGCTGCTACAACTGCAATTGGCGTTGTCGACGGCCGATTCGTTGCAATCGCTGTTGGATCGGTTGTACCGATGGGCGCGCGATCTGGGGCTGTCGGGTGCGACGATCCGTCTGTTCAGCGATCGCTGGCGCATTGGCGCGCCTTCTGATTTTACGCATCTGGCGCTGAACAGAACGTTGTTTGAGCCGCTGCGCATTCAACGACTGGGCGACCAAAAACACTATCTCGGTACGCTGAACAGCGCAGAACTGTTGCTGCTGTTGCCCCAGGCCCGACAGGTGGGGTCGGTGGCCCTGTCGCTAATGGGAAAAAACGGCGATCTGGGGTTGCTGATGTTCAGCAGCCGTGACAGCCATCATTATCAGGACGGAATGGGTACCGATCTGCTACAGCACCTGGCGATTCTTGTGCCGACATTGCTGGAGCGTTGGATTGAACGCCTATGA